From the genome of Muricauda sp. SCSIO 64092, one region includes:
- the glmS gene encoding glutamine--fructose-6-phosphate transaminase (isomerizing), translating into MCGIVGYIGHREAYPIIIKGLQRLEYRGYDSAGIVLFDGEDTQLAKTKGKVEDLKDKSKATISTKGTLGLGHTRWATHGIPNDINSHPHYSNSGNLVIIHNGIIENYESIKKALLKRGYSFESDTDTEVLINLIEEVKEKEGVKLGKAVQIALNQVIGAYAIAVFDKSKPDEIVVAKLGSPLAIGIGENEYFIASDASPFIEFTNNAVYLEDEEMAIVRLGKEIKLRKIKDDAIAYPNVQELQLNIEEIEKGGYDHFMLKEIYEQPRAILDTYRGRLLANQGIIRMAGIDQNLEKFLNANRIIIVACGTSWHAGLVAEYIFEDLARIPVEVEYASEFRYRNPVITENDVLIAISQSGETADTLAAIKMAKKRGAFVFGVCNVVGSSIARETHAGAYTHAGPEIGVASTKAFTTQITVLTLIALKLAKEKGEFTDSKFHELLTQLEGIPAKVEKTLESNVLIEQIADVYKDSTNCLYLGRGYNFPVALEGALKLKEISYIHAEGYPAAEMKHGPIALIDDQMPVIVIATRKGHYEKVVSNIQEIKSRHGKIIAVVFEGDETVTQLADHIIEVPETSETLSPLLTTIPLQLLSYHIALMRGCNVDQPRNLAKSVTVE; encoded by the coding sequence ATGTGTGGAATTGTTGGTTACATTGGTCATAGGGAAGCCTATCCAATAATAATCAAAGGACTTCAAAGGCTGGAGTACAGAGGCTATGACAGTGCTGGTATTGTGCTGTTCGATGGGGAGGACACCCAGCTTGCAAAGACAAAGGGAAAAGTTGAAGACCTTAAGGATAAGTCAAAGGCAACCATTTCTACCAAAGGGACATTGGGTCTGGGCCATACCCGTTGGGCAACCCATGGTATTCCCAATGATATAAACTCCCATCCACATTATTCGAATTCGGGAAATTTGGTGATTATCCATAATGGGATTATAGAAAACTACGAATCCATTAAAAAAGCCCTTCTTAAAAGAGGATATAGTTTTGAATCCGATACGGACACGGAGGTCCTGATCAACCTTATCGAAGAAGTAAAGGAAAAAGAAGGCGTAAAATTGGGAAAGGCCGTCCAAATAGCTTTGAACCAAGTAATTGGAGCCTATGCCATTGCCGTATTTGACAAAAGTAAGCCAGATGAGATAGTGGTAGCTAAATTAGGGAGCCCCCTGGCCATTGGGATCGGGGAAAATGAATACTTCATTGCATCGGACGCCTCCCCTTTTATTGAATTTACCAACAACGCGGTCTATTTGGAAGATGAAGAAATGGCCATAGTTCGATTGGGAAAGGAAATAAAGCTTCGGAAAATAAAGGATGATGCCATTGCATACCCTAATGTCCAAGAGTTACAATTGAATATTGAGGAGATTGAAAAAGGAGGGTATGATCATTTTATGCTTAAGGAGATTTACGAACAACCTAGGGCGATTTTGGATACGTACAGGGGGAGATTATTGGCCAATCAAGGAATTATCAGAATGGCAGGGATTGACCAAAACCTGGAAAAGTTCCTAAATGCCAATAGGATCATTATTGTTGCCTGTGGTACATCATGGCACGCAGGTCTTGTTGCAGAGTACATTTTTGAGGATTTGGCGAGAATTCCAGTGGAAGTGGAATACGCTTCGGAGTTTAGATATAGAAATCCGGTAATTACGGAGAATGATGTTTTGATTGCCATTTCGCAGTCAGGGGAAACCGCGGATACCTTGGCGGCCATTAAGATGGCCAAGAAACGAGGTGCTTTTGTCTTTGGTGTTTGCAATGTTGTGGGTTCGTCCATAGCGAGGGAAACCCATGCCGGGGCCTATACGCATGCAGGACCTGAAATCGGGGTAGCCTCTACAAAAGCTTTTACCACACAAATTACGGTTCTAACACTTATTGCCCTAAAGTTGGCCAAAGAGAAGGGGGAGTTCACAGACTCTAAATTTCATGAGTTGTTGACCCAACTGGAGGGCATTCCCGCCAAAGTTGAAAAAACATTGGAATCCAATGTATTGATTGAGCAAATAGCCGACGTTTATAAAGATTCCACAAACTGCCTTTACTTGGGTAGGGGGTACAATTTCCCTGTAGCATTGGAAGGTGCATTAAAGTTAAAGGAAATCAGTTATATCCATGCAGAGGGCTATCCAGCTGCAGAAATGAAACATGGACCCATAGCTTTAATTGACGATCAGATGCCGGTTATAGTTATTGCTACCAGAAAAGGGCATTATGAAAAAGTGGTGAGCAATATCCAGGAAATTAAATCCAGACACGGTAAAATAATTGCAGTTGTATTTGAAGGGGATGAAACGGTGACCCAATTGGCGGACCATATTATTGAGGTACCGGAAACCTCTGAAACCCTATCTCCATTACTAACAACCATTCCATTACAATTGTTGTCCTACCATATAGCGCTAATGCGTGGTTGTAACGTAGATCAACCCCGTAATTTGGCAAAATCGGTTACTGTGGAGTAA
- a CDS encoding TonB-dependent receptor, translating to MKKIIFAFSLLIGLTSYAQTTISGKVVDPNNDPVPGANILVIGKAEGAVADFDGNFTLNTSEAPPFRLRVTSIGYSETVVEVTSNNQVFTITLQESSTILDEIVISASRTPERIFESPVSVERFGLKDIQNATAESFYGSLQNLKGVDINTNSLTFQSINTRGFATFANVRFLQLLDGMDNTAPGLNFVLGNLVGMNELDVQSIEILPGASSALYGANAFNGILFMQSKSPFDFQGISSYFKTGITSQESAGDNPYYDVGIRAAHAFSDKFAIKANFSFLQGEDWHATSEVDVNNPGLDRSNPAYDGLNVYGDEVSLNLDRQLGFPSGTIGTVSRTGYNERDLTNYNAQSVKADWSLHYRPFGDDLELIYNGRIGRGNTIYQGINRYAVQGFKMQQHKLELKNDNFFIRGYIVAENSGNAYDTRFTGININRRWKSDAQWFGDYAGTFLVSRNNGLTEQQAHDQARAVADTGRLIPGTPEFQAAFDAVTADGDLSTGSRFIDNTKFRHVNGNYNLAHLIDDWADIQVGGSFREYELNSQGTIFTDFDGPITYNEFGAYTQFQKKVLDDRLKITASGRYDKNEFFDGFFSPRAALGITLGERRNHNIRLSVQQGFRNPTTQDLFIGLNAGAAILVGSAPANLDRDVRTFDVSEQGQLAGQPATVQIVGRAAYENAFTARSVALGSPEAVQTPLVQPEEITAFEVGYRAQLGKFAIDLNGYYNSYSNFVSGAFVEVPLYGDAFGTEAEQALALQAIGNGDFQRYQVYTNSPEDINAYGANIGVDTKVGGFDVGVNYTYTLLEDADELRERGIRTNFNTPEHRFKASFGHTELFKNFGFGINYRWSDSYFWEATFQDGDIPSFNVVDAQINYAVPSMKSVFKAGASNLLNEEYVTAFGTGNIGAIYYISWAINP from the coding sequence ATGAAAAAAATCATTTTCGCATTTTCATTGCTGATAGGATTAACTTCTTATGCCCAGACCACTATTTCGGGAAAAGTTGTGGATCCCAACAATGACCCGGTCCCAGGCGCCAACATACTTGTAATAGGAAAGGCAGAAGGCGCTGTCGCCGATTTTGATGGTAACTTTACCTTAAACACCTCTGAGGCCCCCCCTTTTCGCTTAAGGGTAACCAGTATAGGTTATTCCGAAACGGTTGTTGAAGTCACTTCAAACAATCAGGTATTTACGATAACGTTACAGGAATCCTCTACCATTTTGGACGAGATTGTGATATCTGCCTCCCGAACACCGGAACGTATTTTTGAATCCCCCGTATCGGTGGAGCGTTTTGGCCTTAAGGATATTCAAAACGCCACTGCGGAATCCTTTTATGGGTCCCTTCAGAACTTAAAAGGGGTGGACATTAATACAAACAGTTTAACCTTTCAATCAATTAACACCAGGGGCTTTGCCACCTTTGCCAATGTTCGCTTTTTGCAGTTGCTGGACGGTATGGACAATACCGCACCAGGCTTGAACTTTGTCTTGGGAAATTTGGTGGGAATGAATGAACTGGATGTACAAAGCATAGAAATCCTGCCAGGAGCATCTTCGGCCCTGTACGGTGCAAATGCATTTAACGGTATCCTGTTCATGCAGAGCAAAAGCCCTTTCGACTTTCAAGGGATAAGTTCATACTTTAAGACTGGAATAACATCCCAGGAATCCGCGGGGGACAATCCCTATTATGATGTGGGTATACGGGCAGCACATGCGTTTAGCGATAAGTTTGCAATTAAGGCGAATTTCTCCTTTCTGCAAGGGGAGGATTGGCACGCTACCAGTGAAGTTGATGTAAATAACCCCGGCCTGGATAGATCAAATCCCGCCTATGATGGTCTAAACGTTTATGGTGATGAGGTAAGTTTAAACCTGGACCGCCAATTAGGTTTTCCAAGTGGAACAATAGGTACCGTTTCCAGGACAGGATATAATGAACGGGATTTGACTAACTATAACGCACAAAGTGTGAAGGCAGATTGGTCCCTGCACTATCGCCCATTTGGGGATGACCTGGAGTTGATTTACAATGGTCGCATTGGTCGAGGTAATACCATTTATCAGGGAATTAACCGGTATGCCGTGCAAGGATTTAAAATGCAGCAACATAAATTGGAATTGAAAAATGATAATTTCTTTATTCGCGGTTATATTGTGGCAGAGAATTCGGGGAATGCGTACGACACCCGATTTACAGGAATTAATATCAATAGACGATGGAAATCCGATGCGCAGTGGTTTGGAGATTATGCCGGTACATTTTTGGTCTCCAGGAATAATGGTCTAACGGAACAACAGGCCCATGACCAGGCCAGGGCCGTTGCCGATACGGGCAGATTGATCCCAGGCACTCCGGAATTTCAAGCCGCCTTTGACGCGGTTACTGCCGACGGGGATTTGAGCACCGGTTCCCGATTTATTGACAATACCAAGTTCCGGCATGTCAATGGAAATTATAACTTGGCCCATTTGATTGACGACTGGGCAGATATTCAGGTAGGAGGCTCTTTCAGGGAATATGAACTGAATTCCCAGGGGACCATCTTTACCGATTTTGATGGCCCGATCACCTATAATGAATTTGGGGCTTATACCCAATTCCAGAAAAAGGTGCTGGATGACCGTTTAAAGATTACCGCCTCAGGAAGGTATGACAAGAATGAGTTTTTTGATGGATTCTTCTCTCCCAGGGCAGCACTGGGGATTACTTTGGGGGAACGTCGAAACCACAATATCCGTCTTTCCGTACAGCAAGGTTTTAGAAACCCCACAACACAGGATTTATTTATAGGATTGAATGCTGGAGCAGCTATTTTGGTAGGCTCTGCCCCTGCCAATCTTGATAGGGACGTACGTACATTTGATGTAAGCGAGCAAGGGCAATTGGCGGGCCAACCGGCCACAGTTCAGATTGTGGGTAGAGCGGCATATGAGAACGCCTTTACCGCAAGGTCCGTTGCCTTGGGAAGTCCGGAGGCCGTTCAGACCCCCCTTGTCCAACCAGAGGAAATTACTGCTTTTGAAGTAGGATATCGAGCGCAGCTCGGAAAATTCGCTATTGATTTGAACGGATATTACAATAGCTATTCCAATTTTGTCTCCGGTGCTTTTGTGGAAGTTCCACTTTATGGAGACGCTTTTGGCACGGAAGCTGAGCAGGCGCTAGCATTGCAAGCTATCGGAAATGGGGATTTCCAAAGGTATCAGGTCTATACCAATTCTCCCGAGGATATCAATGCTTATGGCGCCAATATTGGTGTGGACACCAAAGTAGGGGGATTCGATGTGGGGGTCAACTATACCTACACCCTTCTTGAAGATGCCGATGAGTTGCGGGAGCGGGGCATCCGAACCAACTTCAATACTCCGGAACATCGTTTTAAAGCTTCGTTTGGACATACCGAGTTATTCAAAAACTTTGGATTTGGGATAAACTACCGATGGAGTGATAGCTATTTCTGGGAGGCAACATTTCAGGATGGGGATATTCCTTCCTTTAACGTAGTGGATGCACAGATCAACTATGCGGTGCCAAGTATGAAATCAGTATTCAAGGCCGGGGCTTCCAATTTATTGAACGAAGAGTACGTTACTGCCTTTGGTACGGGTAATATAGGGGCAATTTATTATATTTCCTGGGCCATCAATCCATAG
- the atpD gene encoding F0F1 ATP synthase subunit beta — MSKVTGKVAQIIGPVIDVEFESGTEIPKIYDSLEIKKADGTTLVLEVQSHIGENTVRTISMDSTDGLSRGVDATATGSAIQMPIGEDVYGRLFNVIGDAIDGMDNLPKTGDNGLPIHREAPKFEDLSTSTEVLFTGIKVIDLIEPYAKGGKIGLFGGAGVGKTVLIQELINNIAKGHGGLSVFAGVGERTREGNDLLREMLESGIIKYGDDFLHSMEEGGWDLSKVDKKAMKESKATFVFGQMNEPPGARARVALSGLTIAEYFRDGAGDGQGKDVLFFVDNIFRFTQAGSEVSALLGRMPSAVGYQPTLATEMGAMQERITSTKRGSITSVQAVYVPADDLTDPAPATTFAHLDATTVLSRKIAELGIYPAVDPLDSTSRILTPEILGKEHYECAQHVKELLQRYKELQDIIAILGMEELSEEDKLAVARARRVQRFLSQPFHVAEQFTGIPGVLVDIKDTIKGFNMIMDGELDHLPESAFNLKGTIEDAIEAGEKMLAEV; from the coding sequence ATGTCCAAAGTTACAGGAAAAGTTGCCCAAATCATTGGCCCGGTTATCGACGTTGAGTTCGAATCTGGTACGGAAATTCCGAAAATCTACGACTCTCTTGAAATAAAAAAAGCGGATGGAACCACATTGGTTCTTGAGGTACAATCCCATATTGGGGAAAATACCGTTAGGACCATTTCCATGGACTCTACCGATGGACTAAGTAGGGGTGTGGACGCTACCGCAACGGGTAGTGCCATCCAGATGCCCATTGGTGAAGATGTTTATGGAAGGCTTTTTAATGTTATTGGTGACGCCATTGATGGCATGGACAATTTACCCAAAACCGGGGATAATGGTCTCCCCATTCACCGGGAGGCACCAAAGTTTGAGGATCTTTCCACCTCTACCGAAGTATTGTTTACCGGTATTAAGGTAATCGATTTAATTGAGCCCTATGCCAAAGGAGGTAAGATTGGATTGTTTGGCGGTGCTGGTGTAGGAAAAACCGTATTGATACAGGAATTGATCAATAATATTGCCAAAGGACACGGGGGTCTTTCGGTATTTGCCGGTGTAGGGGAACGAACGCGTGAAGGAAATGATTTGCTTCGTGAAATGTTGGAATCCGGGATCATTAAATACGGCGACGACTTTTTGCACTCCATGGAAGAAGGCGGTTGGGACTTGAGTAAAGTGGACAAAAAGGCCATGAAGGAATCCAAGGCAACCTTCGTTTTCGGACAGATGAACGAACCACCTGGAGCACGGGCCCGTGTGGCACTTTCCGGATTGACCATTGCCGAATATTTCCGTGATGGGGCCGGTGATGGGCAAGGAAAGGATGTATTGTTCTTTGTGGATAACATTTTCCGATTCACCCAAGCAGGTTCCGAAGTATCGGCACTTTTGGGACGTATGCCTTCTGCAGTGGGTTATCAGCCTACATTGGCAACGGAAATGGGTGCCATGCAAGAGCGAATTACCTCAACAAAGAGGGGCTCCATTACTTCGGTTCAGGCAGTATACGTACCTGCGGATGACTTAACGGACCCGGCACCCGCAACCACCTTTGCGCATTTGGACGCAACTACCGTGCTTTCAAGAAAAATTGCTGAATTGGGTATTTATCCTGCCGTGGATCCCTTGGATTCCACTTCCAGGATTTTGACCCCTGAAATTTTAGGTAAGGAGCACTATGAGTGCGCACAACACGTAAAGGAGTTGTTGCAGCGTTATAAAGAGCTACAAGATATTATTGCCATTTTGGGGATGGAGGAATTGTCCGAAGAAGACAAACTGGCCGTTGCCCGCGCGAGAAGGGTACAGCGTTTCTTGTCCCAGCCATTCCACGTAGCGGAACAGTTTACGGGCATCCCCGGGGTATTGGTAGACATTAAGGATACCATAAAAGGATTCAACATGATTATGGATGGCGAACTGGACCATCTTCCAGAATCTGCCTTTAACCTTAAAGGGACCATAGAAGATGCCATTGAGGCAGGAGAGAAAATGTTGGCAGAAGTTTAA
- a CDS encoding F0F1 ATP synthase subunit epsilon, which produces MYLEIVSPEATLFAGEVTSVTVPGVNGEFQMLTNHAPIVSLLQEGKVKVQGNIEIEEEFQAKFSKGANGETVLSISSGTVEMKDNKVIVLAD; this is translated from the coding sequence ATGTATTTAGAAATTGTATCCCCGGAAGCTACGTTGTTCGCAGGTGAGGTAACCTCGGTAACCGTTCCCGGTGTAAACGGTGAATTTCAAATGTTGACCAACCACGCACCTATCGTTTCGCTTTTGCAGGAAGGGAAGGTCAAAGTCCAGGGGAATATAGAAATCGAGGAAGAATTTCAAGCCAAGTTTTCCAAAGGGGCAAATGGTGAAACCGTGTTGTCCATTTCCAGTGGAACAGTAGAGATGAAGGATAACAAGGTAATCGTCCTTGCAGATTAG
- a CDS encoding GNAT family N-acetyltransferase, translating into MIVYKQIDTEGEIRQILALQASNLPRNLTATEIRTEGFLTVEHTFDLLVKMNAVFPHTIALHNKKVIGYALSMHPQFRLEIDILRSMFLKIRNLVPDTLDYLVMGQICITRTHRGQGVFRGLYEHMKTFISGEFDAIITEVDAKNNRSLNAHRAIGFKELHRYAADGREWSLIILK; encoded by the coding sequence ATGATTGTATATAAACAGATCGATACGGAAGGGGAAATAAGACAAATTCTTGCCCTGCAAGCGTCCAACCTTCCCCGGAACCTTACTGCCACGGAAATACGGACAGAGGGGTTTTTGACCGTGGAACACACATTTGATCTGTTGGTCAAAATGAACGCGGTATTCCCCCATACCATTGCGTTGCATAATAAAAAAGTTATAGGTTATGCGCTTTCCATGCATCCTCAATTTAGACTGGAAATCGATATTCTTAGATCGATGTTCCTTAAAATTCGGAATTTGGTACCGGATACATTGGACTATTTGGTTATGGGGCAAATCTGTATTACAAGAACACATCGGGGGCAAGGGGTGTTCAGGGGGCTTTATGAGCACATGAAAACCTTTATCAGCGGAGAATTTGACGCCATTATCACAGAAGTGGATGCCAAAAACAACCGTTCCCTAAATGCCCATAGGGCCATAGGGTTTAAGGAACTTCATCGGTATGCAGCGGATGGAAGGGAGTGGTCCCTGATCATCCTTAAATGA
- a CDS encoding aminotransferase class I/II-fold pyridoxal phosphate-dependent enzyme yields the protein MAKLPLNLEGKLEKRRKGNAFRTLSPISDLVDFSSNDYLGFSREKRIAEMANEQVARLQPFQNGATGSRLLSGNHGFYGELEDFISSFHHSPAALIFNSGYDANLGFFSSVPQRGDIVLYDEYCHASIRDGIKLGPSKSYKFKHNSLGDLASHLKRSRKVHGENPTIYVVTESVFSMDGDSPNLAEFAALVVDNGALLVVDEAHAMGIYGKGLMNTLGLEDNVFARIITFGKALGTHGAVILGNPGLRDFLINFCRSFIYTTALPLHTLATIWAAYRFFDSEQGRQRQQALTDNIGYFKSLIVQKGLNMYFSESSSAVQVCRIGGNDQTKKLSSVLKEAGFDVRPILNPTVPQGEERLRFCLHAFNTGNEMESVLTMVKKHMLNEE from the coding sequence ATGGCAAAATTACCTTTGAACCTGGAAGGGAAATTAGAGAAGCGCCGTAAGGGAAATGCCTTTCGAACACTTTCCCCAATATCGGATTTGGTCGACTTTTCATCCAATGACTATCTCGGATTTTCCAGGGAAAAGAGGATTGCTGAAATGGCGAATGAGCAGGTTGCCAGGTTACAACCTTTTCAAAATGGTGCTACCGGGTCACGGTTATTATCGGGCAACCATGGGTTTTATGGGGAACTGGAGGATTTCATTTCTTCATTTCACCATTCGCCTGCAGCTTTGATATTCAATTCGGGTTATGATGCCAATCTGGGTTTCTTTTCCTCCGTTCCGCAACGGGGGGATATTGTTTTATATGATGAGTATTGCCATGCCAGTATTAGGGATGGTATCAAATTGGGCCCTTCCAAATCCTATAAGTTCAAACATAATTCCCTGGGGGATCTGGCGTCGCATCTAAAGCGCAGTAGAAAGGTACATGGTGAAAACCCTACCATCTATGTGGTCACGGAATCTGTTTTCTCCATGGATGGGGACTCTCCCAACCTTGCGGAATTCGCGGCGCTCGTTGTGGATAATGGGGCGCTTTTAGTGGTGGACGAGGCCCATGCCATGGGGATCTATGGTAAAGGGTTGATGAATACACTTGGACTTGAGGACAACGTATTTGCACGAATTATCACCTTTGGAAAAGCACTGGGGACCCATGGGGCCGTTATATTAGGGAATCCTGGATTAAGGGACTTTCTTATCAACTTCTGCAGAAGTTTTATATACACTACCGCCCTTCCCCTACATACCTTGGCAACGATATGGGCTGCCTACCGATTTTTTGATTCCGAACAGGGAAGACAACGCCAGCAGGCACTTACCGATAACATAGGCTATTTTAAATCCCTGATAGTCCAAAAGGGATTAAATATGTATTTTTCGGAAAGTAGTTCTGCGGTTCAAGTCTGTAGGATTGGAGGAAACGACCAAACAAAAAAGCTTTCATCCGTTTTGAAGGAAGCCGGATTTGACGTACGTCCCATACTGAACCCCACAGTTCCCCAAGGTGAAGAACGGTTGCGGTTTTGTTTGCACGCTTTTAATACCGGGAATGAAATGGAAAGCGTACTGACAATGGTAAAAAAACACATGTTGAATGAAGAATGA
- a CDS encoding putative signal transducing protein, whose amino-acid sequence MKNEFYTITSSTYPADIQILKGKLESEGIQVFLRDENTVNTDPLISDAIGGVKLQVYESDKEKAIAIYKQLKSYVTDEEGNLVACKICGRKQLEVIYLRNNILYKLFPFFEPKKYRCDNCNFLSKSIK is encoded by the coding sequence ATGAAGAATGAGTTTTATACAATTACCTCTTCTACCTATCCTGCCGATATTCAGATTTTAAAGGGAAAGCTGGAGTCAGAAGGTATTCAGGTTTTTCTTCGTGATGAAAATACCGTTAATACAGATCCGTTGATCAGTGACGCGATAGGCGGGGTGAAACTTCAGGTTTATGAATCCGATAAAGAAAAGGCCATAGCCATCTACAAACAATTAAAATCCTATGTGACCGATGAGGAAGGAAATTTGGTGGCCTGCAAAATATGTGGCAGAAAACAGTTGGAGGTCATTTATCTTAGAAACAACATTTTGTACAAGCTTTTTCCTTTTTTTGAACCCAAAAAATACCGTTGCGACAATTGTAATTTCTTATCAAAGAGTATAAAATGA
- the bioD gene encoding dethiobiotin synthase codes for MKLFITGISTDVGKTIASAIITEALEADYWKPVQAGDLHYGDSHKVKEMISNTKSVIHPNNYALNTPMSPHAAAEIDGVTIDLNTILEPKTDNHLVIEGAGGLLVPLNDEETILDLIKPEYKVVVVSRHYLGSINHSLLTINALEQKGFKVGIIFSGDKHPTTESIILKKTKAIFLGRIDEEPEFDKATIHGYAQKFKGTLQSF; via the coding sequence ATGAAACTATTTATCACTGGAATATCCACGGATGTTGGAAAGACCATAGCTTCTGCGATCATAACGGAGGCTTTGGAAGCGGACTATTGGAAACCTGTTCAAGCCGGGGATTTGCACTATGGTGACAGCCATAAGGTCAAGGAAATGATTTCCAATACAAAATCGGTCATTCATCCCAATAATTATGCCCTAAACACTCCGATGAGTCCACATGCGGCCGCCGAAATCGATGGGGTCACAATCGATTTAAATACGATTTTGGAGCCCAAAACGGATAACCATCTGGTCATTGAAGGGGCAGGGGGCCTATTGGTTCCTTTAAATGATGAGGAAACGATATTGGATTTGATCAAACCAGAATATAAGGTTGTGGTGGTTTCCCGCCACTACCTGGGTAGCATCAACCATTCTTTGTTGACCATCAATGCCCTTGAACAAAAGGGATTCAAGGTAGGAATCATTTTTAGTGGGGATAAGCACCCAACAACCGAAAGCATTATCTTAAAAAAGACCAAGGCCATATTCCTTGGAAGGATTGATGAAGAACCTGAATTTGACAAGGCGACAATTCATGGATATGCCCAAAAATTCAAAGGGACCCTACAATCCTTCTGA
- a CDS encoding glycosyltransferase family 2 protein produces MKVTGFSFLKNAVLYEYPVVEAIKSILPVCDEFVIAIGKCDDGSLELIQAMGEEKIRIIETEWDDSLKEGGRVLADETNKALKHISKDTDWAFYIQADEIIHEKYLDMISEAMIQYKDNPHVDGLLFKYLHFYGSFDYVGASSNWYTHEIRIIKNNTSFYSYKDAQGFRKDDSKKLNVVPIDAYVYHYGWVRKPDAMQRKQTNFGTLYRGNESKESIVVSETFDYESHVREIKPFQGTHPKVMKERIRNQNWTFDYNIAMSKKSTKDSVKHILKKYLGWDMNYRNYKIINPKISK; encoded by the coding sequence ATGAAAGTCACAGGTTTTTCCTTTTTAAAAAATGCCGTACTGTATGAATATCCTGTAGTTGAGGCAATCAAATCTATTTTGCCTGTTTGTGATGAATTTGTTATAGCCATTGGGAAATGCGATGATGGTTCATTGGAATTAATACAAGCTATGGGTGAGGAAAAAATTAGGATTATAGAAACGGAATGGGATGACAGTCTAAAAGAAGGAGGTCGTGTTTTGGCTGATGAGACGAATAAAGCACTCAAGCATATTTCAAAAGATACGGACTGGGCTTTTTACATACAGGCGGATGAAATTATCCATGAAAAATATTTGGATATGATTTCAGAAGCCATGATACAATATAAAGATAATCCCCATGTGGATGGCTTACTCTTTAAATACCTACACTTTTATGGTTCGTTCGATTATGTTGGGGCATCCTCCAATTGGTATACCCATGAAATACGAATTATAAAAAACAATACGTCTTTCTACTCATACAAAGATGCGCAAGGTTTCAGAAAGGATGATAGTAAAAAACTGAATGTTGTCCCTATTGATGCGTACGTTTATCACTATGGCTGGGTGAGAAAACCTGATGCGATGCAGAGAAAACAAACCAATTTTGGCACCCTTTACCGAGGGAACGAATCAAAAGAATCCATTGTGGTCTCGGAAACATTTGATTATGAAAGCCACGTTAGGGAAATAAAGCCTTTTCAAGGAACACACCCCAAAGTAATGAAAGAACGGATAAGAAATCAAAATTGGACTTTTGATTATAATATAGCCATGAGCAAAAAAAGCACAAAGGATAGCGTAAAACATATTTTAAAAAAGTATTTGGGGTGGGATATGAATTATAGAAATTACAAAATAATAAATCCAAAAATTTCAAAGTAG